A section of the Rhizobium sp. ACO-34A genome encodes:
- a CDS encoding GMP synthase, with translation MRILVLQHLDVEHPGIFRDFWKEDGHQWDAVELDAGGAIPPLEDYDLLVVMGGPQDVWQEDIHPWFIPEKAAIRRWVMELKRPYLGVCLGHQLLAEALGGKVTPMQMPEVGLADVAFTSEGKADPLLAGLGEGMLTFQWHGAEISTMPEGAVILAENPACATQTIRWGDHAYGLQYHVEITPTTVPDWESVPAYAESLQIALGPEKAARLQETVAPRLADFGQTARTLYDNFSRILAANADRKVA, from the coding sequence ATGCGCATTCTGGTACTTCAGCATCTCGACGTCGAGCATCCCGGCATTTTCCGTGATTTCTGGAAGGAGGATGGCCATCAATGGGATGCCGTCGAACTCGACGCCGGCGGGGCAATTCCGCCCCTCGAAGACTATGACCTGCTGGTGGTCATGGGCGGTCCGCAGGATGTCTGGCAGGAGGATATCCATCCGTGGTTTATCCCGGAGAAGGCCGCGATCCGGCGATGGGTCATGGAGCTCAAGCGCCCCTATCTGGGCGTGTGCCTCGGGCACCAACTGTTGGCTGAGGCGCTCGGCGGCAAGGTAACGCCGATGCAGATGCCCGAGGTCGGGCTCGCCGATGTTGCCTTCACCTCGGAAGGCAAGGCGGATCCGCTGCTGGCCGGATTGGGCGAGGGCATGCTGACCTTCCAGTGGCACGGCGCCGAGATTTCGACGATGCCGGAAGGAGCGGTGATCCTCGCGGAAAACCCCGCCTGCGCCACGCAGACGATCCGTTGGGGCGATCATGCCTATGGTCTGCAATATCACGTCGAAATCACGCCGACGACGGTGCCGGACTGGGAGAGCGTTCCCGCCTATGCCGAAAGCCTGCAGATCGCGCTGGGGCCGGAAAAGGCCGCCCGTCTTCAGGAGACAGTTGCGCCCCGGCTTGCCGATTTCGGGCAGACCGCGCGCACGCTCTATGACAATTTCTCACGAATTCTTGCCGCCAATGCCGACCGCAAGGTCGCCTGA
- a CDS encoding glutamine synthetase has product MLKVIDEGTQRRHVPPLALATRDEADAFVEKVKAAGYDFLRFELPDMAGMSRGKTIPINHVAGYMRSGLNLYGGTVALDSYSIPVRNSGYNEEMNYQDCVMVVDQDTLSPVPWLEKTGRVICDTMWYDGTVQLASPRMLLKKMLSVADSLGFKVMMGHEYEFYVVDAETRQPIFGGQPIFATARTHQHPAIDDLIKVLQAQGIDIITYNVEHGPGQVEINYSAEVGVAAADTAFVFKSTVKEYLAKHGLLATFMTKPYKGLSGSCSHYHISLLDKETGNNAFLDIADPDGMSATFKSFIQGVLDHARGAMAIWSPTPNCYRRIRPRTYAPSNISWGIQDRSASVRVKASRDKSTHMEVRVPAAMSNPYLVAASVIGSGLLGLMQERELMPSGNGPKEDDASYAKLPTEIDDALDAFEADTALRDLLGEEFVKVYLAMKRQETARLRDEIPAAEINEYFEAY; this is encoded by the coding sequence ATGCTGAAAGTGATTGATGAAGGTACGCAGCGTCGCCATGTGCCGCCGCTGGCGCTGGCAACGCGCGATGAGGCAGATGCCTTCGTCGAAAAGGTGAAGGCGGCAGGTTACGATTTCCTGCGCTTCGAACTGCCGGATATGGCCGGCATGAGCCGCGGCAAGACCATCCCGATCAATCATGTCGCCGGCTATATGCGCTCCGGCCTCAATCTCTACGGCGGCACCGTCGCGCTCGACAGTTACTCGATCCCGGTCCGCAATTCCGGCTACAACGAGGAAATGAACTATCAGGACTGCGTGATGGTCGTCGACCAGGATACGCTGTCTCCCGTTCCGTGGCTCGAAAAGACCGGCCGTGTGATCTGTGACACCATGTGGTATGACGGCACGGTGCAGCTCGCCTCGCCGCGCATGCTCCTGAAGAAGATGCTGTCGGTTGCAGACAGCCTCGGTTTCAAGGTGATGATGGGTCACGAATATGAGTTCTACGTGGTCGATGCGGAAACCCGTCAGCCGATCTTCGGCGGCCAGCCGATTTTCGCAACCGCGCGCACGCACCAGCATCCGGCGATAGACGATCTCATCAAGGTCCTGCAGGCACAGGGCATCGACATCATCACTTACAATGTCGAGCACGGCCCGGGTCAGGTCGAGATCAACTATTCGGCCGAAGTCGGGGTCGCGGCCGCCGATACCGCCTTCGTGTTCAAGAGCACGGTGAAGGAATATCTGGCAAAGCACGGCCTGCTCGCCACCTTCATGACAAAGCCCTACAAGGGGCTCTCGGGCAGCTGCTCGCACTACCACATTTCGCTGCTGGACAAGGAGACCGGCAACAACGCTTTCCTCGATATCGCCGATCCGGACGGCATGTCGGCCACCTTCAAGAGCTTCATCCAGGGCGTGCTCGACCACGCGCGCGGCGCGATGGCGATCTGGAGCCCGACGCCGAACTGCTATCGCCGCATTCGCCCGCGCACCTACGCACCCTCGAACATTTCGTGGGGCATCCAGGACCGTTCGGCTTCGGTGCGCGTCAAGGCCAGCCGGGACAAGTCGACCCATATGGAGGTGCGCGTTCCCGCGGCCATGTCCAATCCCTATCTCGTCGCCGCTTCGGTCATCGGTTCCGGCCTGCTCGGTCTGATGCAGGAGCGCGAGCTCATGCCCTCCGGCAATGGTCCGAAGGAGGACGATGCCAGCTATGCGAAGCTCCCGACCGAAATCGACGATGCGCTCGACGCCTTCGAAGCGGATACGGCGCTGCGCGATCTGCTTGGCGAGGAATTCGTGAAGGTCTACCTTGCCATGAAACGGCAGGAAACGGCGCGTCTGCGCGATGAAATCCCGGCAGCGGAAATCAATGAATACTTCGAAGCCTATTGA
- the glyA gene encoding serine hydroxymethyltransferase (catalyzes the reaction of glycine with 5,10-methylenetetrahydrofolate to form L-serine and tetrahydrofolate), whose product MKTNPKPASSPLDPLTEQDPDIASFIAAERERQINSIELIASENFASPAVMAAQGSVLTNKYAEGYPGRRYYGGCVNADGVERLAIERAKALFACEFANVQPHSGSQANQAVYLALLSPGDRILGLDLKAGGHLTHGASMNISGRWFDAVGYGVDPSTHLIDMEEVERLALEHRPRLIIAGGSAYSRMPDFEAFRRIADKVDAIFMVDMAHFAGLVAGRAVSSPFPHAHVVTSTTHKTLRGPRGGIILTNDPEISKKINSAIFPGLQGGPLMHVIAAKAVAFGEALQPAFRQYAIDVIGNCQVLADTLKAGGLPIVSGGTDTHLAVVDLRPFGVTGADAEAMLERCGITLNKNAIPGDEAKAMVTSGIRVGSAAGTTRGFGAAEYRAIGEMILEALTVLQTGIGVEVAETAIRKRVLALTARFPLPY is encoded by the coding sequence ATGAAAACCAATCCGAAACCTGCCTCATCACCATTGGATCCTTTGACCGAACAGGATCCCGACATCGCGTCCTTCATCGCGGCGGAGCGTGAGCGGCAGATCAATTCCATCGAGCTGATCGCTTCCGAGAACTTCGCAAGCCCGGCCGTCATGGCGGCTCAGGGTAGTGTGCTCACCAATAAATATGCCGAGGGCTATCCCGGTCGCCGCTATTACGGGGGCTGCGTCAACGCAGATGGCGTCGAGCGCCTGGCGATCGAAAGGGCGAAGGCGCTGTTCGCTTGCGAATTCGCCAATGTCCAGCCGCATTCCGGCAGCCAGGCTAATCAGGCCGTCTATCTCGCCCTGCTTTCGCCGGGCGACCGGATTCTCGGTTTGGATCTCAAGGCGGGTGGCCACCTCACGCATGGCGCATCGATGAACATTTCCGGCCGCTGGTTCGATGCCGTGGGTTACGGCGTCGATCCCTCAACGCATCTGATCGACATGGAAGAGGTCGAGCGGCTTGCGCTGGAACATCGGCCACGGCTCATCATTGCCGGCGGCTCGGCCTATTCCCGCATGCCGGATTTCGAAGCCTTCCGGCGGATCGCGGACAAGGTCGATGCGATCTTCATGGTCGACATGGCCCATTTCGCCGGGCTTGTCGCGGGTCGGGCGGTTTCCTCGCCTTTCCCGCATGCCCATGTCGTCACCTCAACCACCCACAAGACATTGCGGGGGCCGCGTGGCGGCATCATTCTGACCAATGATCCGGAGATCTCGAAGAAGATCAATTCGGCGATCTTTCCCGGCCTTCAGGGCGGACCGCTGATGCATGTCATCGCCGCCAAGGCCGTTGCTTTCGGCGAGGCGTTGCAACCCGCCTTCCGGCAATACGCCATCGATGTCATCGGCAATTGCCAGGTGCTGGCCGATACGCTCAAGGCCGGCGGATTGCCGATCGTCTCCGGTGGCACGGACACGCATCTCGCCGTCGTCGATCTTCGGCCGTTCGGCGTGACGGGGGCTGACGCGGAAGCGATGCTGGAACGCTGCGGCATTACTCTCAACAAGAATGCCATACCGGGCGACGAGGCCAAGGCGATGGTGACATCCGGTATTCGCGTCGGCAGCGCGGCCGGAACGACGCGCGGCTTCGGCGCGGCGGAATACCGCGCAATCGGTGAAATGATCCTCGAGGCGCTGACCGTTCTGCAGACGGGGATCGGCGTCGAGGTTGCCGAGACTGCTATCCGAAAGCGCGTTCTGGCGCTGACGGCGCGGTTCCCCTTGCCTTACTGA
- a CDS encoding ferredoxin--NADP(+) reductase, translated as MAGFHQETVLSVHHWTDRLFSFKTTRDSALRFSNGHFTMIGLQVEGRPLMRAYSIASANYEEHLEFLSIKVEDGPLTSRLQHIQPGDSLIIGKKPTGTLLIDYLLPGKRLYLLGTGTGLAPFLSIVRDPETYEKFEQVVLVHGVREVSELAYQSYLTEELPRDEVIGELISAQLLYYPTVTREVFQNQGRITALIEDGRLFSNLGLPPLDPEHDRVMLCGSPAMLADLKTMLEERGFHEGNTSTPGHFVIERAFAEK; from the coding sequence CCACGCGCGACAGCGCTCTTCGCTTCTCCAACGGCCATTTCACCATGATCGGCCTTCAGGTGGAGGGTCGCCCGCTGATGCGCGCCTATTCGATCGCCAGCGCAAACTATGAGGAACACCTCGAATTCCTCAGCATCAAGGTCGAGGACGGGCCGCTGACCTCGCGCCTCCAGCACATCCAGCCCGGGGATTCCCTCATCATCGGGAAAAAGCCGACCGGCACGCTGCTCATTGACTATCTGCTGCCAGGAAAGCGGCTCTATCTGCTGGGAACCGGCACCGGTCTCGCGCCGTTCCTGTCGATCGTCCGCGATCCGGAAACCTACGAGAAATTCGAACAGGTGGTGCTGGTGCACGGCGTGCGCGAGGTAAGCGAACTGGCCTATCAGAGCTATCTCACCGAGGAGTTGCCGCGTGACGAGGTGATCGGCGAATTGATCTCGGCGCAGCTCCTCTACTACCCCACCGTGACCCGCGAGGTGTTCCAGAACCAGGGACGCATAACGGCGCTGATCGAAGACGGCCGGCTGTTCTCCAATCTCGGCCTTCCGCCGCTGGACCCCGAACACGACCGGGTCATGCTGTGCGGTTCCCCGGCCATGCTGGCCGATCTGAAGACCATGCTGGAAGAGCGCGGATTCCACGAAGGCAACACCTCGACCCCCGGACATTTCGTCATCGAACGGGCCTTTGCCGAGAAATAG